A genomic region of Trichothermofontia sichuanensis B231 contains the following coding sequences:
- a CDS encoding DUF58 domain-containing protein: MQSIWDWLERHWVAPAYAGTVLLGLTIFFFGAATNTLAGWLYVMSGVSFALLGMAAVLPVRSLRQIRVSRQPIAPISAGDCLSIEILIHNDSDQVKTLLQVQDQLPYVLGPPVQTAIERIDAHSTYRWLYYQPSYRRGIYRWQTLQLRTATPLGLFWCRREQQARAKAIVYPKVLPLSHCPLVDDIGQEDGSQLNTDARLQNAVSGLTRSLRPYRWGDPTRLIHWRTSARYGDLRVRELEVFTGGQTVIIGLDTPMTWPVLPPIPASTNTPPEKNDAFEQAVIVAASLYFYASRQSLQAKIWTATTGLVQGNRRVLEVLAATTPQEDLKADPPPRQPLIWLTCNPASLATLPVGSRWVLWQTTDQPAPPATSLPGLVMQTEAPLTVQLQSPLWVNRMG, encoded by the coding sequence ATGCAATCGATTTGGGACTGGCTCGAACGCCACTGGGTGGCCCCCGCCTATGCAGGCACCGTCCTCCTGGGTTTAACGATCTTCTTCTTTGGCGCGGCCACCAACACCCTCGCTGGTTGGTTGTATGTGATGAGCGGCGTCAGTTTTGCCCTGTTGGGTATGGCTGCTGTTCTGCCGGTGCGATCGCTGCGTCAGATCCGCGTCAGCCGTCAGCCGATCGCCCCGATCAGTGCTGGCGATTGCCTGAGTATTGAAATCCTGATCCACAATGACAGCGACCAGGTTAAAACCCTGCTCCAGGTTCAGGATCAGCTTCCCTATGTCCTAGGGCCACCTGTGCAAACCGCGATCGAACGCATTGACGCCCACAGCACCTACCGCTGGCTCTACTACCAACCCAGCTATCGACGCGGCATCTACCGCTGGCAAACCCTACAACTGCGTACCGCTACCCCGTTGGGTTTGTTCTGGTGTCGTCGGGAACAGCAAGCCCGCGCTAAGGCGATCGTTTATCCCAAAGTCCTCCCCTTGAGCCACTGCCCCCTCGTGGATGATATCGGCCAGGAAGACGGCTCCCAGTTAAACACCGACGCCCGCCTGCAAAATGCCGTCTCTGGCCTCACCCGCTCCCTGCGTCCCTACCGTTGGGGTGATCCGACCCGGTTGATCCACTGGCGCACCAGCGCCCGCTATGGCGATCTACGGGTGCGGGAACTGGAAGTGTTTACTGGTGGACAGACCGTTATCATTGGCCTCGACACCCCCATGACTTGGCCCGTCCTACCCCCCATCCCCGCCAGTACTAATACTCCCCCAGAGAAAAATGACGCCTTTGAGCAAGCGGTGATTGTCGCCGCCTCCCTCTACTTTTACGCCAGTCGGCAAAGTTTGCAAGCGAAAATCTGGACGGCGACAACTGGCCTTGTTCAGGGTAATCGTCGCGTCTTGGAAGTCCTGGCAGCCACCACTCCCCAGGAAGATCTCAAAGCCGATCCACCCCCACGCCAACCCTTGATCTGGCTCACGTGCAATCCAGCCAGCTTGGCAACCCTCCCTGTTGGCAGTCGTTGGGTTCTTTGGCAAACCACTGACCAGCCTGCGCCGCCTGCGACTTCCCTGCCAGGTTTAGTCATGCAAACGGAAGCTCCCCTCACGGTGCAACTGCAATCCCCCCTCTGGGTGAATCGTATGGGTTAG
- a CDS encoding class I SAM-dependent methyltransferase gives METFGSHEYTYRTPQAGHHHQYVAKPVLNLIEETICQCPNAVKTPDKVKPRILDLGCGNGSFSSFLANQGFEVIGIEESSSGIAHAQQNYLNCRFRQGSIYDLDLTDLSNSFDIVLAIEVIEHLFYPRQLLQVAKQCLRPDGVLILTTPYHGYLKNLVLSLTGFWPYPLFMEVDDLCG, from the coding sequence ATGGAAACCTTTGGCAGTCACGAATATACCTATCGTACTCCCCAGGCTGGTCATCATCATCAATATGTGGCTAAACCAGTTTTAAACCTAATTGAAGAAACGATCTGTCAATGCCCAAATGCAGTAAAAACTCCAGATAAGGTCAAACCTAGGATTTTAGACTTGGGCTGTGGTAATGGTAGTTTTAGCAGCTTTCTAGCTAATCAGGGCTTTGAAGTAATTGGGATTGAAGAATCAAGCTCCGGTATTGCCCATGCTCAACAAAACTACTTGAATTGCCGATTTAGACAGGGTAGCATTTATGACCTAGACTTAACTGATCTTTCTAACAGTTTTGATATTGTGTTGGCGATCGAAGTTATTGAGCATCTGTTCTATCCTCGGCAATTGCTACAAGTGGCAAAACAATGTCTGCGGCCTGATGGTGTGCTAATTTTGACAACACCTTATCATGGATACCTGAAGAATTTAGTGCTCTCACTAACGGGTTTCTGGCCGTATCCCCTATTTATGGAAGTCGATGATTTGTGCGGCTAA
- a CDS encoding sensor histidine kinase: MSSPTVKETVRQFNLSMVPSKLGAISVDQDVHQEQQGAYCTSDGPLPSMANGLGRLSARVDFMARRENLWLRLAQQIRNAPLDVDASLGMAVREVRQLLDIDRCHFLWGWAAAADLKTGGESAVLAVTHEDKQDHLASLLGDCLPEHRASLWPYLISYEVIQVEDWMQTPIADPSLQAVLQAWGMRAQLLVPIETRSGHFGAIVCGHNQPRRWGADELRLLQAITTQLAIAMDQVELHAQTRAAATAAQTQAQQLAATLADLQRTQLQLIQSEKMSGLGHLVAGIAHEINNPINFIHGNLSYANSYFEALQQLIRQYQHHYSEPVPALKAYIEEIDLEFILDDFAKLLSSMQMGTERIREIVLSLRNFARLDEAALKPVDLHEGINSTLLILQGRLKPKGAWTGIQVQKHFGDLPLVECHASQINQVFMNVLSNAIDALSDRPDPRWITITTAVGKSAIIPDRDVVTITIQDNGCGMPEAVRQRIFDPFFTTKPVGKGTGLGLSISYQIIVEKHQGWIGCDSTLGKGTTFTIELPLKPVQDYEKTGKGETQCQTTAGC, encoded by the coding sequence ATGAGCAGCCCTACAGTTAAAGAAACGGTTAGACAATTCAACCTGTCAATGGTTCCCAGTAAGCTTGGAGCCATCAGTGTTGATCAGGACGTTCATCAGGAGCAGCAGGGGGCTTATTGTACGAGTGATGGCCCGCTGCCCTCTATGGCAAACGGCTTAGGCAGACTATCTGCCCGGGTAGATTTCATGGCACGGCGGGAAAATCTATGGCTACGCCTTGCGCAACAAATTCGGAATGCGCCTCTAGATGTGGATGCTAGTCTAGGGATGGCCGTGCGGGAGGTGCGACAGTTATTAGATATTGATCGCTGTCACTTTCTCTGGGGCTGGGCCGCTGCTGCCGATCTCAAGACAGGTGGGGAGTCGGCAGTGTTGGCGGTTACCCATGAAGATAAGCAAGATCATTTGGCGAGCCTTCTCGGAGATTGTTTACCAGAACACAGGGCCAGTTTATGGCCCTATTTAATTAGTTACGAAGTGATACAGGTTGAAGATTGGATGCAGACACCAATTGCTGATCCTTCGCTTCAGGCGGTACTGCAAGCGTGGGGAATGAGAGCGCAATTGTTAGTGCCTATAGAAACCCGATCAGGTCATTTTGGCGCAATTGTCTGTGGTCATAACCAACCCCGTCGTTGGGGGGCAGATGAGTTACGGTTACTCCAGGCAATTACCACCCAACTGGCGATCGCGATGGATCAGGTGGAACTCCATGCCCAAACGCGGGCCGCAGCAACGGCAGCCCAAACCCAGGCACAACAGTTAGCAGCTACGCTAGCGGATTTACAGCGAACTCAATTGCAACTCATTCAAAGCGAGAAGATGTCCGGTCTGGGCCATTTAGTCGCTGGTATTGCCCATGAGATTAATAATCCAATTAACTTCATTCATGGCAACTTGAGCTACGCTAATAGTTATTTTGAAGCACTGCAACAGCTCATTCGGCAATATCAGCATCACTATTCAGAGCCTGTCCCTGCCCTCAAGGCTTACATAGAAGAAATCGATCTAGAATTTATATTAGATGATTTTGCTAAGCTGTTGAGTTCGATGCAGATGGGAACAGAACGCATTCGGGAGATTGTGCTGTCGCTTCGCAATTTTGCTCGATTGGATGAGGCGGCCCTGAAACCGGTGGATCTGCATGAAGGCATTAATAGCACGTTGTTAATTTTGCAAGGACGACTGAAGCCGAAGGGAGCATGGACAGGGATTCAGGTGCAGAAGCACTTTGGCGATTTGCCGTTGGTGGAGTGTCACGCCAGCCAGATCAATCAAGTTTTTATGAATGTCCTCAGTAATGCGATCGATGCGCTGAGCGATCGACCCGATCCTCGCTGGATTACGATTACAACAGCAGTTGGAAAGTCAGCCATTATCCCCGATCGAGATGTTGTGACGATTACTATCCAGGATAATGGGTGTGGGATGCCGGAGGCGGTTCGTCAGCGTATTTTTGATCCGTTTTTTACGACAAAGCCGGTGGGTAAGGGGACGGGGTTGGGATTATCGATCAGCTATCAAATTATTGTGGAAAAACACCAGGGTTGGATTGGCTGTGATTCAACCTTAGGCAAGGGGACAACGTTTACAATTGAACTACCGCTCAAACCTGTCCAGGATTATGAAAAAACAGGTAAAGGTGAAACCCAATGCCAAACGACAGCAGGTTGTTGA
- a CDS encoding ABC transporter ATP-binding protein, producing MPQSRLRKLAEYLRPHTSRAVLGIGALLVVNAIGVYIPLLIRDAIDQLQADFRFSRVGFYVGIILVLASVMWVIRMVSRVAIFGVGRQVEFDLKQRIFEHLLTLEPAYFQQNTIGDLINRATSDVDNIRRLLGFAVLSLANIIFAYGMTLPLMLLIDGRLTLLAIAVYPVMLVLVQLFSQRLRDEQQAVQEKLSDLSTLIQEDVSGISVIKIYAQEENERQAFRAQNQMLLQANLALARTRNILFPLLEGLASVSLLLLLWLGTSIISPTPLVPPGKISVGDFVAMLLYVERLAFPTALLGFTITVYQRGEVSIDRIEAIFTIHPQIHDAPTAIALPLEQVQGELRAQHLTFTYPGIAQPALNDLTFTIAPGETVAIVGPIGSGKSTLANAFPRLLDIAPEQLFLDGYDITQLRLADLRRAIAYVPQESFLFSTTVKNNIGYGAPDAELPEIEYAAKQAQIHTEILNFPKQYETLVGERGITLSGGQRQRTALARALLVDAPILILDDALSSVDNQTATAILRNLSMGINSPGQMQCKRKTVIFISHQLSAAAMADRIFVMDAGRIVQIGTHAELYNRPGLYRSLWDRQKLEALLT from the coding sequence ATGCCTCAATCTCGTCTGCGCAAACTCGCTGAATACCTGCGTCCCCATACCTCCCGTGCTGTCCTAGGAATTGGGGCATTATTGGTGGTCAACGCGATCGGCGTATATATTCCCCTGTTGATCCGGGACGCGATCGACCAATTGCAGGCCGACTTTCGGTTTAGCCGCGTCGGTTTTTATGTGGGCATTATCCTGGTGTTAGCCTCGGTGATGTGGGTCATCCGCATGGTCTCGCGGGTGGCCATCTTCGGTGTCGGACGGCAGGTGGAGTTTGACCTGAAGCAGCGCATCTTTGAGCATTTACTGACGCTGGAACCTGCCTATTTCCAACAAAATACTATTGGTGACCTGATCAACCGCGCGACCAGTGATGTCGATAATATCCGGCGGCTGTTGGGGTTTGCGGTGCTGAGTTTGGCTAACATTATCTTTGCCTATGGCATGACCTTACCGCTGATGCTGCTGATTGATGGACGCTTGACCCTACTAGCGATCGCGGTTTACCCGGTGATGTTAGTCCTGGTGCAACTCTTCAGCCAGCGATTGCGCGATGAACAACAGGCGGTTCAGGAAAAATTGTCCGATCTCAGTACCCTGATTCAGGAAGATGTGAGCGGGATTAGCGTGATTAAAATCTATGCCCAAGAGGAGAACGAACGGCAAGCCTTTAGGGCACAGAACCAGATGCTGTTGCAGGCGAATTTAGCCCTTGCCCGTACCCGCAATATCCTCTTTCCTCTCTTAGAAGGGTTGGCCAGTGTTAGTCTGCTGCTCCTACTTTGGTTGGGGACTTCTATCATTAGCCCCACTCCCCTTGTCCCGCCTGGCAAAATTAGTGTGGGGGATTTTGTGGCGATGTTGCTCTATGTAGAACGGCTGGCCTTCCCCACAGCGCTTTTGGGGTTTACGATTACGGTTTATCAACGCGGTGAAGTCAGTATCGATCGCATTGAAGCTATCTTTACCATCCACCCCCAGATTCACGATGCCCCCACGGCCATCGCTTTGCCTCTGGAACAGGTACAAGGAGAGTTACGCGCTCAGCATTTAACCTTCACCTATCCTGGCATCGCACAGCCAGCCCTCAATGATCTCACGTTTACAATCGCTCCAGGTGAAACCGTCGCGATCGTCGGACCGATTGGCTCTGGCAAATCAACACTGGCCAATGCCTTTCCCCGGTTGTTAGACATTGCCCCTGAGCAATTATTCCTGGATGGTTATGATATCACCCAACTCCGGTTAGCGGATCTGCGACGGGCGATCGCCTATGTTCCCCAGGAAAGTTTTTTGTTTAGTACCACGGTGAAAAACAACATTGGCTATGGTGCACCGGATGCAGAACTACCGGAAATTGAATATGCAGCGAAGCAAGCTCAAATTCATACCGAAATTTTGAATTTTCCTAAACAATACGAAACCCTAGTCGGCGAACGGGGGATTACCCTCTCTGGGGGGCAGCGCCAGCGGACGGCCCTGGCTCGTGCCTTGTTGGTAGACGCGCCGATTTTAATCCTGGATGATGCCCTATCGAGTGTGGATAATCAAACGGCAACGGCAATCCTGCGCAACTTGTCGATGGGGATCAATTCCCCAGGGCAGATGCAATGCAAACGCAAAACAGTGATCTTTATTTCCCACCAACTCTCAGCAGCGGCAATGGCCGATCGTATTTTCGTCATGGATGCCGGTCGAATTGTACAAATAGGTACCCATGCTGAGTTATACAATCGTCCTGGTTTATACCGATCGCTCTGGGATCGACAAAAGCTAGAAGCATTATTAACTTGA
- a CDS encoding nucleotidyltransferase family protein, giving the protein MAVPSTTLSRDTEAPTSLEARRQSAIAAAEQCIQILKQEFGAREVILFGSLRGDGPWHWESDESDLDLAIRGLSGKALGNAYLRLEKVVPPWLKLDLVDLDNVLPHIRDRILNLTPMPQNPYLALKVRIEGEIASIEHTLARLTALLSQAESIPEIALTPALASYISDFYNGCERICQRVAVVLDESLPQGKDWHQELLNQMAQPGGRDRPPLWPETLHQRLDDYRSFRQVERHRYNFELERDRVLELAQAIPALFDEMQTAIGQFNCWLLEHASDDYRRHCPPYNTPENGLVGTGSMGINFNPFCA; this is encoded by the coding sequence ATGGCCGTCCCCTCAACCACGTTATCTCGTGATACCGAAGCGCCGACTTCCCTAGAAGCCAGACGCCAAAGCGCGATCGCGGCTGCTGAACAATGTATTCAGATCCTCAAACAGGAATTCGGTGCGCGTGAAGTCATTCTGTTTGGCTCACTGCGAGGGGATGGCCCGTGGCACTGGGAATCGGATGAATCGGATTTAGATCTTGCGATTCGGGGGCTATCTGGCAAAGCTCTCGGCAATGCTTATCTACGTTTAGAAAAAGTCGTACCCCCCTGGTTGAAGCTTGACCTTGTTGATCTGGATAACGTGCTCCCGCATATTCGCGATCGTATCCTGAACCTGACCCCCATGCCCCAAAACCCCTATCTGGCCTTAAAAGTGCGCATCGAAGGCGAAATAGCATCGATTGAACACACGCTGGCACGGCTCACCGCACTCCTCTCCCAGGCAGAGAGCATTCCGGAAATCGCTCTGACCCCTGCCCTTGCTAGCTATATTTCTGACTTTTACAATGGTTGCGAACGAATTTGTCAGCGGGTTGCCGTCGTCCTGGATGAATCCCTACCCCAAGGGAAAGACTGGCATCAAGAGCTATTAAACCAAATGGCACAACCAGGGGGACGCGATCGCCCTCCCCTGTGGCCTGAAACCTTGCACCAACGCCTAGATGACTATCGCTCTTTTCGCCAGGTTGAGCGTCATCGCTATAACTTTGAACTTGAGCGCGATCGCGTCTTAGAACTGGCCCAGGCGATTCCCGCCCTCTTTGACGAGATGCAAACCGCGATCGGGCAATTTAACTGCTGGTTGCTAGAACACGCATCGGATGACTATCGTCGTCACTGCCCACCTTACAACACCCCTGAAAACGGGTTAGTGGGCACTGGCTCAATGGGTATCAATTTCAACCCATTTTGTGCGTGA
- a CDS encoding DUF167 domain-containing protein translates to MKKQVKVKPNAKRQQVVEQSDGSLLVYLKSPPVDGKANQELIRVLADYFQVTKSQVSIQQGMTSRTKWVEIDTH, encoded by the coding sequence ATGAAAAAACAGGTAAAGGTGAAACCCAATGCCAAACGACAGCAGGTTGTTGAGCAGTCGGACGGGAGCCTGCTGGTTTATCTTAAGTCGCCCCCAGTTGATGGGAAGGCTAATCAGGAGTTGATTCGAGTCCTGGCAGATTATTTTCAGGTAACCAAGTCCCAGGTCTCAATTCAGCAGGGGATGACATCACGCACAAAATGGGTTGAAATTGATACCCATTGA